One Symphalangus syndactylus isolate Jambi chromosome 9, NHGRI_mSymSyn1-v2.1_pri, whole genome shotgun sequence DNA segment encodes these proteins:
- the LOC129490573 gene encoding LOW QUALITY PROTEIN: keratin, type II cytoskeletal 8-like (The sequence of the model RefSeq protein was modified relative to this genomic sequence to represent the inferred CDS: inserted 3 bases in 2 codons) — protein MSIRVTLKSYKVSTSGHRAFSSCSHMSGAGAHISSLNFSQVGSSIFRAGLGRGYGGASSMGGITAIMVNQSLLSRLNLEVDPNIQAMRTQEKEQIKTLNNKFPSFIDKVQFLEQQNKMLETKGSLLQRQKMAWSNMDNMFESYINNLMQQLETLGQEKLKLEAELGNMQRLVEDFKNKYEGEINKHTEMENEFVLXDVDEAYMNKVELESRLEGLIDEINFLRQLYEEEVQELQSQISDTSVVLSMDNSCSQDMDSIIAEVKAQYKVIVNRSLTEAESTDQIKYEELQMLAGKRWDDLWCTKTEISEMNRNISWLQAEIEGLKGQRASLEAAVTDAEQCGELAVKDAKAKLFELEATLQLAKQDMARQLREYQELMNVELALDAYRKLLEGEESWLESGMQNMSIHTKTICGYAGGLSSXYGRLISPGVSYGLGSSFGSGAGSSSFSHTSCTRAVAVKIKTRDGKLVSESSDILPK, from the exons ATGTCCATCAGGGTTACCCTGAAGTCCTACAAGGTGTCCACCTCTGGCCACCGGGCCTTCAGCAGCTGCTCTCACATGAGTGGGGCCGGTGCCCACATCAGCTCCTTGAACTTCTCCCAAGTGGGCAGCAGCATCTTCCGGGCTGGCCTGGGTAGAGGCTATGGTGGAGCCAGCAGCATGGGAGGCATCACTGCCATCATGGTTAACCAGAGCCTGCTGAGCCgcctgaacctggaggtggaCCCCAACATCCAGGCCATGCGCacccaggagaaggagcagaTCAAAACCCTCAACAACAAGTTTCCCTCCTTCATTGACAAGGTACAGTTCCTGGAGCAGCAGAACAAGATGCTGGAGACCAAGGGGAGCCTCCTGCAGCGGCAGAAGATGGCTTGGAGCAACATGGACAATATGTTCGAGAGCTACATCAACAACTTAATGCAGCAGCTGGAGACTCTGGGCCAGGAGAAGCTGAAGCTGGAGGCAGAGCTCGGCAACATGCAGAGGCTGGTGGAGGACTTCAAGAACAAGTATGAGGGTGAAATCAATAAGCATACAGAGATGGAGAATGAATTTGTCCT AGATGTGGATGAAGCTTACATGAACAAAGTAGAGCTGGAGTCTCGCCTGGAAGGGCTGATTGACGAGATCAACTTCCTCAGGCAGCTGTATGAAGAGGAGGTCCAGGAGCTGCAGTCCCAGATCTCGGACACGTCTGTGGTGCTGTCCATGGACAACAGCTGCTCCCAGGACATGGACAGCATCATCGCTGAGGTCAAGGCTCAGTACAAAGTGATCGTCAACCGCAGCCTGACTGAGGCTGAGAGCACGGACCAGATCAAGTATGAGGAGCTGCAGATGCTGGCTGGGAAGCGCTGGGATGACCTGTGGTGTACAAAGACTGAGATCTCCGAGATGAACCGGAACATTAGCTGGCTCCAGGCTGAGATTGAGGGCCTCAAAGGCCAGAGGGCTTCCCTGGAGGCCGCCGTCACAGATGCAGAGCAGTGCGGGGAGCTGGCCGTGAAGGATGCCAAAGCCAAGCTGTTTGAGCTGGAGGCCACCCTGCAGCTAGCCAAGCAGGACATGGCGCGGCAGCTGCGTGAGTACCAGGAGCTGATGAACGTCGAGCTGGCCCTGGATGCCTACAGGAAGCTGCTGGAGGGCGAGGAGAGCTGGCTGGAGTCTGGGATGCAGAACATGAGTATCCATACGAAGACCATCTGTGGCTATGCAGGTGGTCTGAGCT CCTACGGGCGCCTCATAAGCCCCGGCGTCAGCTACGGCCTGGGCTCCAGCTTTGGCTCTGGCGCGGGCTCCAGCTCCTTCAGCCACACCAGCTGCACCAGGGCCGTGGCTGTGAAGATCAAGACCCGCGATGGGAAGCTGGTGTCCGAGTCCTCTGACATTCTGCCCAAGTGA